A stretch of Vibrio maritimus DNA encodes these proteins:
- the cpaB gene encoding Flp pilus assembly protein CpaB, which translates to MRQRIVFVIALLALFVGVVGFLGLLDNPDDKTVVTQQAEPVVEERYVSVWRTLDDLAKGREITTSDVKKEQLPLSEARHYGIKSDVNIDFNPSTLLNRELKSGELVLPEYQTKQGQPGYVDLLITEGMTLYPLRVNASNMVNDYIRPGTYVDILTVSSPTINLASSSDKPQFFNGVKADMFLTKVKVLNLEGAARGKDNIRATTSNSTDDMATIIIEVDPDQIPRLALAQRTMHIEVYRSQTYQHRTQVEVRNIIDNFTGVEELRGQGKLTMSAEGF; encoded by the coding sequence ATGAGACAAAGGATAGTTTTTGTCATTGCTTTGCTAGCACTGTTTGTCGGCGTAGTAGGCTTCTTGGGTCTATTAGATAATCCCGACGATAAAACGGTGGTCACTCAACAAGCAGAACCCGTTGTTGAAGAAAGATATGTCTCAGTGTGGCGTACCCTTGATGACTTAGCGAAAGGTCGAGAGATTACGACAAGCGATGTGAAAAAAGAGCAGTTACCTCTCAGTGAAGCTCGTCACTATGGCATCAAATCCGACGTGAATATCGATTTTAACCCTTCGACACTGCTCAACCGCGAACTCAAAAGCGGTGAACTCGTTTTGCCTGAGTATCAGACGAAACAGGGGCAGCCAGGGTACGTTGACCTTTTGATCACCGAAGGCATGACTTTATACCCATTGCGCGTTAACGCGAGCAACATGGTTAATGACTACATCCGCCCAGGTACTTATGTTGATATTTTAACCGTAAGTTCTCCTACGATTAATCTCGCGTCTTCCTCAGATAAACCGCAGTTTTTTAATGGCGTTAAAGCCGACATGTTCCTAACGAAAGTGAAGGTTCTGAACTTAGAAGGTGCCGCTCGTGGTAAAGACAATATCAGAGCAACAACCTCAAACAGTACCGATGATATGGCGACCATCATTATCGAAGTCGATCCAGACCAAATTCCTCGTCTAGCGCTGGCACAGCGCACTATGCATATCGAAGTCTACCGCAGTCAAACATACCAACATCGAACTCAAGTGGAAGTGCGAAACATTATCGACAACTTTACGGGTGTCGAAGAGCTTCGAGGCCAAGGAAAACTCACTATGTCAGCAGAGGGCTTCTGA
- a CDS encoding A24 family peptidase: MKIYILLLVSVCLLLSFYDFKQNRLPNRLIGILLVIQLLGIYLDQIYVTSFLVVLLSGLVIFGLRVMGAGDIKYAAVLALTLPTQWLIPALVLTALSGGFLAVIYFAWFKVRQLQGIPVTAPGLPYGIAISLGFYFPILNHYLTTL, translated from the coding sequence ATGAAAATATACATTCTGTTACTTGTTTCGGTTTGCCTATTACTTTCATTCTATGATTTTAAACAGAATAGGTTGCCTAACAGGCTTATTGGCATACTGCTTGTCATTCAGCTTCTCGGTATCTATCTTGACCAAATCTATGTCACAAGCTTTTTGGTCGTATTGCTTTCAGGGTTAGTCATATTTGGCCTGAGAGTGATGGGGGCTGGCGATATTAAGTACGCTGCAGTACTTGCGCTCACATTACCTACTCAATGGTTGATACCCGCACTTGTATTGACAGCACTGTCTGGCGGATTTCTTGCCGTAATTTATTTCGCTTGGTTTAAAGTTCGTCAGTTGCAAGGTATTCCGGTTACAGCTCCAGGGCTTCCTTACGGAATTGCAATCAGTTTAGGCTTCTATTTTCCGATACTAAACCACTACTTAACAACCTTATAA
- a CDS encoding Flp family type IVb pilin — protein sequence MMAKLQTKAVAFLNDFKNDERGVTAIEYGLIAAAMAAALTVIFGDSSTFISALKGLFSGIASSL from the coding sequence ATGATGGCTAAATTACAAACTAAAGCAGTAGCTTTTTTAAACGACTTTAAAAACGACGAGCGTGGTGTTACAGCCATCGAATATGGTTTGATTGCAGCAGCAATGGCAGCTGCTCTAACTGTTATATTTGGAGATTCGAGCACCTTTATCAGCGCGCTCAAAGGTCTATTTAGCGGTATTGCCAGCAGCCTATAA
- a CDS encoding LysR family transcriptional regulator: MKLQFENIISFVAVVESGSFSSAARKMGKSQSTVSTAVQNLESDLGFILFIRESGKVTLTDKGKRFYHLSTPIVSKYRDLLSVAGQMSKAENIVFRIGVDPLVFTESVKKTLFDFSEAFPNIDLVVVTKPSFVLSNYINEGRIDLALGNPYHKTNNEFNTDELFQVNCWWVGHPDLIQFSESSSWRVLLMDGVDDLLNLSDFAARGSWRFDDISTIVELCNERKGIAFLPEHVIAPLSDSNQLATITNNTEFFGRKVVASLFWPVHSEFGLYNQWIKNKLKTTVGVQRSFVADLAN, from the coding sequence ATGAAACTGCAGTTTGAAAATATTATATCGTTTGTTGCTGTTGTAGAGTCTGGATCTTTTAGCTCTGCAGCACGAAAAATGGGTAAATCTCAATCTACCGTCAGCACCGCGGTGCAAAATTTAGAGTCTGATTTAGGCTTTATTCTATTTATCAGAGAAAGTGGCAAAGTAACGTTAACCGATAAAGGAAAACGTTTTTATCACCTATCGACTCCCATCGTATCTAAGTATCGTGACTTGCTCTCCGTTGCTGGGCAAATGAGTAAGGCTGAAAATATCGTATTTCGAATCGGCGTTGACCCATTGGTTTTTACCGAAAGTGTCAAGAAAACACTGTTTGATTTCTCAGAAGCATTTCCAAATATCGATCTTGTGGTCGTTACCAAGCCAAGTTTCGTTCTGAGTAACTACATCAATGAAGGTAGAATTGATCTTGCTTTAGGTAACCCTTATCACAAAACAAATAACGAGTTTAATACCGATGAGCTGTTTCAAGTTAACTGTTGGTGGGTAGGACATCCCGATCTCATACAATTTTCTGAAAGCAGTTCTTGGCGCGTGCTGCTGATGGATGGTGTGGACGATCTACTCAACTTGTCGGATTTTGCTGCTCGTGGTTCTTGGCGTTTTGATGACATCAGCACCATTGTCGAACTTTGTAACGAAAGAAAAGGCATCGCCTTCTTACCTGAGCATGTTATCGCTCCTCTCAGTGACAGCAATCAATTGGCAACAATCACTAACAACACCGAGTTCTTTGGTAGAAAAGTCGTCGCTTCACTGTTTTGGCCGGTGCACTCAGAGTTTGGTTTATATAACCAGTGGATCAAAAATAAGCTTAAAACCACAGTTGGGGTGCAACGTTCGTTTGTTGCAGACCTAGCCAATTAG
- a CDS encoding alpha-amylase family protein, whose translation MLWGCSGESTSPADQGGTTSYACSADVATASDDLRIYQVMVESFVDGDPAVGHGTGYGTSHHMGDIQGIIDSLDYIQDLGMNAVWLTPIFDSVPVDGQDHWADRLDATGYFATNYFAIDPRFGTMDDAKKLVEEAHKRGLYVFFDGVFGHHKDNVVASPSGNLPVGSSNPVSYPESLPFYKEVAEYWIKELKIDGWRLDQAYQVPTDAWAEIRKAVDETSKTVTYTNSDGDLVNPLGYMVAEIWDGESNIAKNGYGSAESPALCSAFDFPMRYRLVQTFAVEESGYGSNQGGIKLAEGMQTHSAYPSHAKPNLMLGNHDLVRFGDLIQRGNLAEPTDAGYWQRHKAAISFLAAYTGPITLYYGEEIGDELPGFADRVTTDCAINGVCDDHVARMSGIIEGVTGDNILTANQTDLKDYVKELMTLRSQHSSLSQGERTNVVATTSAYADLKTTSDESVLYVVNTTDSNQTVAVTEGSISFSGELKDLQSNETVALTSGHFNIDLAPFEARFLMLSQ comes from the coding sequence ATGCTGTGGGGCTGCTCTGGCGAATCGACATCACCTGCTGACCAAGGTGGCACAACAAGTTATGCGTGTAGTGCTGACGTTGCAACAGCCTCTGACGATCTTCGCATCTATCAAGTCATGGTTGAAAGTTTCGTTGATGGTGACCCTGCTGTAGGGCATGGCACAGGTTACGGCACCAGTCATCACATGGGTGATATCCAAGGCATTATTGACTCTCTCGATTACATTCAAGATTTAGGTATGAACGCCGTCTGGCTAACACCAATCTTTGATTCTGTGCCCGTCGATGGACAAGACCACTGGGCTGATCGTCTTGATGCAACAGGATACTTCGCGACTAACTACTTTGCTATCGACCCGCGATTTGGAACCATGGACGATGCTAAAAAGCTAGTAGAGGAAGCGCACAAGCGTGGCTTATATGTCTTCTTTGACGGCGTATTCGGACATCACAAGGACAATGTAGTCGCCTCCCCTTCTGGTAATCTACCAGTAGGCAGTAGTAACCCTGTCAGTTATCCAGAGAGCCTTCCTTTCTATAAAGAAGTAGCAGAGTACTGGATTAAAGAACTCAAAATTGACGGCTGGCGCTTAGACCAGGCGTATCAAGTTCCTACCGATGCATGGGCCGAAATCCGTAAAGCGGTGGATGAAACCTCTAAAACCGTCACCTATACAAATTCTGACGGCGATTTAGTTAACCCGCTTGGCTACATGGTTGCTGAAATTTGGGATGGTGAAAGCAATATCGCCAAAAACGGTTACGGCTCAGCGGAGAGTCCGGCCCTTTGCTCTGCGTTTGATTTCCCGATGCGCTATCGCTTGGTGCAAACCTTCGCAGTTGAAGAGTCCGGTTATGGCTCAAACCAAGGCGGTATCAAGCTAGCAGAGGGTATGCAAACCCATAGCGCGTACCCTTCACATGCTAAACCTAACCTAATGCTAGGTAACCACGACTTAGTACGCTTCGGGGATCTTATCCAACGCGGAAACCTAGCAGAGCCAACTGATGCTGGCTATTGGCAGCGACACAAAGCCGCCATTTCGTTTTTAGCTGCCTATACGGGTCCAATTACGCTTTATTATGGTGAAGAGATCGGTGATGAACTGCCGGGCTTTGCGGATAGAGTAACGACTGATTGTGCGATTAACGGCGTTTGTGATGATCACGTCGCTCGAATGAGCGGAATCATCGAGGGTGTAACTGGCGACAATATCCTCACCGCTAACCAAACGGATTTGAAAGACTATGTGAAAGAGCTAATGACACTGAGATCTCAACACTCATCACTTTCACAAGGTGAACGTACTAACGTTGTCGCAACCACATCGGCTTACGCCGATCTGAAAACGACTTCGGATGAGTCTGTACTTTATGTGGTCAACACCACTGACAGCAATCAGACGGTTGCGGTTACAGAGGGCAGTATTAGCTTTAGCGGCGAACTCAAAGACTTACAGTCCAATGAAACCGTAGCGTTAACTTCTGGGCACTTCAATATTGACCTAGCGCCTTTTGAAGCTCGCTTCTTAATGTTAAGCCAATAA
- a CDS encoding glyceraldehyde-3-phosphate dehydrogenase, which yields MSNSNISQTEIHQNQWQLNQTLAESIMPLLGRLYREKGVEVLLFGKTLVNATTIDIIKTHRLSRHHSTTTVNITQTAPIIEKLIELELSPCCIDVGQLASQYWATNETHHNIGDFLMTALTESIDSSESVEARDVVLYGFGRIGRLLTRILVEKSGPGYPLRLRAIVVRGGRDGDLQKRASLLRRDSVHGQFNGSILVDEENKALIVNGNYIQIIYANSPQDVDYTQYGINNALVVDNTGVWRDAEGLGQHVACNGASKVLLTAPGKGDIKNIVFGVNHDTILAGDTIVSAASCTTNAITPTLKAVNDKYGIISGHIETVHSYTNDQNLIDNYHKGDRRGRSASLNMVLTSTGAAKAVAKALPELAGKLSGNAIRVPTPNVSMAVANLNLENNTTKEELNAYLREVSLTSSLSAQIDYTDSTEIVSTDLVGARHPGIVDGEATIAQDNRCVLYIWYDNEFGYSCQVVHCMEQMMGVKYKTYPALA from the coding sequence ATGAGTAATAGCAACATCTCGCAAACTGAAATCCACCAAAATCAATGGCAATTAAATCAAACACTCGCTGAGTCAATCATGCCGCTTCTTGGCCGATTGTACAGAGAGAAGGGCGTCGAAGTTCTTCTGTTTGGTAAGACACTCGTCAACGCCACCACAATCGACATCATCAAAACTCACCGACTATCACGTCACCACAGCACAACCACTGTCAACATTACTCAAACTGCCCCAATCATCGAGAAACTGATCGAGCTAGAGCTGTCGCCATGCTGTATCGATGTTGGCCAACTTGCGAGCCAATATTGGGCGACGAATGAAACTCACCATAACATTGGTGATTTTTTGATGACGGCGCTTACTGAGAGCATCGATAGCTCTGAGTCTGTGGAAGCCCGTGATGTTGTGCTTTACGGCTTTGGTCGAATCGGCCGTTTGTTGACCCGTATCTTGGTAGAAAAGAGTGGCCCTGGTTACCCGCTACGACTGCGCGCAATTGTTGTTCGTGGAGGCCGTGATGGCGACCTTCAAAAACGTGCGAGCTTACTGCGCCGTGACTCGGTACACGGTCAGTTCAATGGCAGTATTCTTGTTGATGAAGAGAATAAAGCGTTGATCGTTAACGGCAACTACATTCAAATCATCTATGCAAACAGCCCACAAGACGTCGATTACACTCAGTACGGCATTAACAACGCGCTTGTTGTTGATAACACGGGTGTATGGCGTGATGCTGAAGGTTTAGGTCAGCATGTAGCATGTAACGGCGCTTCAAAAGTACTGCTTACGGCACCTGGTAAAGGCGATATCAAGAACATCGTGTTTGGTGTTAACCACGATACGATTTTGGCAGGCGATACTATTGTTTCAGCAGCCAGCTGTACAACGAACGCTATTACCCCAACACTAAAAGCAGTGAACGATAAGTATGGCATCATCTCTGGTCACATTGAGACTGTTCACTCTTACACTAACGATCAAAACCTAATCGACAACTACCACAAAGGTGACCGTCGTGGTCGTTCAGCATCGTTGAATATGGTACTGACGTCGACAGGCGCGGCAAAAGCGGTGGCTAAAGCGCTTCCAGAACTTGCTGGCAAACTAAGTGGTAACGCGATTCGTGTTCCTACCCCAAATGTATCTATGGCGGTTGCGAATCTAAACCTTGAAAACAATACGACAAAAGAAGAGCTGAACGCTTATCTTCGTGAAGTTTCATTGACGTCATCATTGTCGGCTCAAATCGACTACACAGACTCAACGGAGATTGTCTCGACTGATTTGGTTGGCGCGCGCCACCCAGGAATCGTCGATGGTGAAGCAACGATTGCTCAAGATAACCGCTGCGTACTTTATATTTGGTACGACAACGAATTTGGTTACAGTTGCCAAGTTGTGCACTGTATGGAGCAGATGATGGGTGTGAAGTATAAGACTTACCCAGCACTTGCTTAA
- a CDS encoding siderophore-interacting protein, whose protein sequence is MKKPSPKTASVSRVETLTPNMLRITLQSDAFTAFPSESIGGYIKLLFNEEGGTDVAGLSMDNRPKMRTYTIRRLDQQAGEVDVDFVTHVTEDKLCGFGARWAMAAQVGDTISIVGPGTLQEVDTEKDWFFFNADMTALPALIVKLSLLPSSAKGYAVVQLEDMADKQDIEVPKGIDVIWTTGSLSDKAKTLSWLEGEPFVWCASEFDEMRALRQYFRNEKEIPRQDIYISSYWKRGVSEDGHKAIKKQDNDEFESA, encoded by the coding sequence ATGAAAAAGCCGTCGCCGAAAACTGCCTCAGTGTCTCGTGTCGAAACACTGACACCTAACATGCTTCGTATCACATTACAGTCTGATGCGTTTACCGCGTTCCCAAGTGAAAGCATTGGGGGGTATATTAAGCTGCTATTTAATGAAGAAGGTGGTACTGACGTGGCAGGTTTATCGATGGATAACCGTCCTAAGATGCGCACCTACACTATTCGTCGTCTTGATCAGCAAGCGGGTGAAGTAGATGTAGACTTTGTAACTCACGTGACGGAAGACAAGCTTTGTGGATTTGGTGCACGTTGGGCAATGGCAGCTCAAGTTGGTGACACGATTTCCATTGTCGGTCCGGGTACATTGCAAGAAGTCGATACTGAAAAAGATTGGTTCTTCTTTAATGCCGATATGACGGCTTTGCCAGCCTTAATAGTAAAACTCTCTCTGTTACCGTCCAGTGCGAAAGGTTATGCGGTCGTTCAGCTTGAAGATATGGCGGACAAGCAGGATATCGAGGTGCCAAAGGGAATCGATGTCATTTGGACAACAGGGTCGCTGTCGGATAAAGCCAAAACTCTATCTTGGCTTGAGGGCGAACCTTTTGTTTGGTGTGCCAGCGAGTTCGACGAGATGCGCGCATTGCGTCAATATTTCAGAAATGAAAAAGAGATCCCGCGTCAAGATATCTACATCAGCAGCTACTGGAAACGTGGTGTATCTGAAGATGGTCATAAAGCCATCAAAAAACAAGATAATGACGAGTTTGAATCCGCTTAA
- a CDS encoding Rid family detoxifying hydrolase: MKSISTENAPLAIGPYVQGVTFGNMVITSGQLPINPETKAMPDDVAEQATQSLNNALAILKADGLLASSIVKTTVFVKDLNDFGRVNQAYEQFFIDNESSFPARSCVEVARLPMDAKVEIEVIAVRG, encoded by the coding sequence ATGAAATCCATTTCTACTGAAAATGCTCCACTGGCTATTGGACCTTATGTACAAGGTGTCACTTTCGGAAACATGGTTATTACGTCCGGACAGCTACCCATTAACCCAGAAACGAAAGCGATGCCGGATGATGTTGCCGAGCAAGCGACACAGTCTTTGAATAACGCGTTGGCTATTCTTAAAGCTGATGGTCTATTAGCAAGTAGTATTGTTAAAACAACAGTGTTTGTAAAAGATCTCAATGATTTTGGTCGAGTCAATCAAGCCTACGAGCAGTTCTTTATTGATAACGAGTCGTCATTTCCTGCGCGCTCTTGTGTTGAAGTAGCGAGGCTGCCGATGGATGCAAAAGTTGAGATAGAGGTGATAGCAGTAAGAGGGTAG
- a CDS encoding aromatic amino acid transporter: MKKNPSLIGGACIIASVCVGAGMLGLPSAGAGAWTVWSMLAIAITMVVMTISGWMLLEAFKHYELKVSFDTVTKDLLGSKVNLLNNITVYFVGGILLYAYITSSGLILQDVLGLNAKIASALFVLVFSAFVWHSTRAVDRISVVLIAFMILSFVFGVSGLAVKVDMAVLFDTISEENAYAPYAMAMLPVALTSFGYHHSVSSMRAYYGDETKAKYAILGGTVIALSLYFLWLFSIFGNLPRANFGPVIEQGGNVDALLKALGSVIESEQVANAINTFSMAAILSSFIGVGLGVFDFLADFFKFGDDKAGRTKTWLVTFFPPLILSLLFPFGFVIAIGYAGAAATVWACIIPALLARKTRVVHAGGDGFKAPGGNAMIMIVIGFGVLTAIFHVLSMMGMLPSFSG, encoded by the coding sequence ATGAAAAAGAATCCGTCGCTAATTGGTGGCGCATGCATCATCGCCAGCGTCTGTGTGGGCGCAGGGATGCTTGGACTACCCAGTGCGGGCGCAGGAGCATGGACAGTTTGGTCTATGTTGGCAATCGCGATTACCATGGTTGTGATGACTATATCAGGATGGATGCTACTTGAGGCATTCAAACATTATGAACTAAAAGTATCGTTCGATACGGTGACCAAAGATCTTCTAGGCAGTAAGGTAAACCTGTTGAACAATATTACTGTCTATTTCGTCGGCGGAATTTTACTTTACGCCTATATCACTTCTTCAGGTCTTATTTTACAAGATGTGTTGGGATTGAATGCGAAGATCGCTTCAGCGCTGTTCGTATTGGTCTTTTCTGCCTTTGTTTGGCACTCGACTCGTGCGGTTGACCGAATTTCAGTGGTGCTAATCGCCTTTATGATCCTCAGCTTTGTCTTTGGGGTTTCAGGTTTGGCGGTCAAGGTCGATATGGCAGTACTATTTGATACCATTAGTGAAGAGAACGCGTACGCACCGTATGCCATGGCGATGCTGCCTGTTGCGCTTACCTCTTTTGGTTATCACCACTCAGTATCATCGATGCGAGCTTATTACGGCGATGAAACTAAAGCCAAGTATGCCATTCTTGGCGGTACAGTGATCGCCCTTAGCCTGTATTTTCTTTGGTTGTTTAGCATCTTCGGAAACTTACCACGTGCCAACTTCGGACCTGTGATAGAGCAGGGCGGTAATGTGGATGCACTTTTAAAAGCACTAGGCTCTGTGATTGAGTCAGAGCAGGTCGCGAATGCAATTAATACGTTCTCTATGGCCGCCATTCTTTCTTCTTTTATCGGCGTAGGGTTAGGCGTTTTTGATTTCTTAGCGGACTTTTTTAAGTTCGGCGACGATAAAGCGGGACGCACCAAAACGTGGTTAGTGACCTTCTTCCCACCACTAATATTGTCATTACTGTTCCCATTTGGGTTCGTTATTGCCATTGGTTATGCCGGTGCGGCTGCCACTGTATGGGCATGTATTATTCCAGCGCTTCTAGCGCGTAAAACGCGTGTTGTACATGCAGGTGGCGACGGGTTCAAAGCACCTGGCGGTAACGCCATGATCATGATTGTGATTGGCTTTGGTGTGCTTACCGCTATCTTCCATGTCCTTTCAATGATGGGCATGTTGCCAAGTTTTTCAGGATAG
- the tnaA gene encoding tryptophanase, translating to MENFKHLPEPFRIRVVEPVKRTTREYREQAIIKAGMNPFLLDSEDVFIDLLTDSGTGSITQEMQAAMLRGDEAYSGSRSYYALSNAVKDIFGYELTIPTHQGRGAEQIYIPVLIKKREKEKGLDRTKMVALSNYFFDTTQGHTQVNCCVAKNVYTKDAFDTAVNADFKGNFDLEKLEAAIIEAGPANVPYIVSTITCNSAGGQPVSIANLKAVYEIAQKYDIPVIMDSARYAENAYFVQQREPGYQDWTIEQITRESYKYADGLAMSAKKDAMVQMGGLLCFKDESMMDVYTECRTLCVVQEGFPTYGGLEGGAMERLAVGLYDGMRQDWLEYRIKQVQYLVDGLEAIGVVCQQAGGHAAFVDAGKLLPHIPADQFPAHALACELYKVAGIRTVEIGSLLLGRDPATGKQHPCPAELLRLTIPRATYTQTHMDYVIEAFEKVKENAHKVKGLDFTYEPEVLRHFTARLKEVEVVTPKAEAKVLEEA from the coding sequence ATGGAAAACTTCAAGCATCTACCAGAACCATTCCGCATTCGTGTTGTTGAGCCAGTAAAACGTACGACTCGTGAATACCGTGAGCAAGCTATCATTAAAGCGGGTATGAACCCATTCTTGTTGGACAGTGAAGATGTATTTATTGATCTTCTAACCGACAGTGGTACCGGCTCTATCACGCAAGAGATGCAAGCAGCGATGCTTCGTGGTGATGAAGCATACAGTGGCAGTCGCAGTTATTACGCTCTGTCTAATGCCGTAAAAGACATCTTCGGTTATGAACTGACAATCCCAACTCACCAAGGTCGTGGCGCAGAGCAGATTTATATTCCTGTGCTGATTAAAAAGCGTGAGAAAGAGAAGGGGCTAGACCGCACCAAGATGGTGGCGTTGTCTAACTACTTCTTCGATACCACTCAAGGCCACACTCAAGTTAACTGTTGTGTTGCGAAAAACGTCTACACCAAGGACGCGTTTGATACCGCAGTAAATGCAGATTTCAAAGGTAACTTCGACCTCGAGAAGCTCGAAGCTGCAATTATTGAAGCGGGCCCTGCAAACGTTCCTTACATCGTGAGCACGATTACCTGTAACTCAGCCGGTGGTCAGCCGGTTTCTATCGCGAACCTAAAAGCGGTATATGAGATTGCGCAGAAATACGACATCCCTGTGATTATGGACTCAGCTCGCTACGCAGAGAACGCGTATTTCGTCCAACAGCGTGAACCTGGTTATCAAGATTGGACCATTGAGCAAATCACTCGCGAATCTTACAAGTATGCTGATGGCCTTGCCATGTCTGCGAAGAAAGATGCCATGGTACAAATGGGCGGCCTGCTTTGCTTTAAAGATGAGTCCATGATGGATGTTTATACTGAGTGCCGCACTCTATGTGTTGTCCAGGAAGGCTTCCCAACCTACGGTGGTCTTGAAGGCGGCGCTATGGAGCGTTTGGCTGTCGGTCTTTATGATGGTATGCGCCAAGATTGGCTAGAGTACCGCATCAAGCAAGTTCAATACTTGGTAGATGGCTTAGAAGCGATTGGTGTGGTTTGTCAGCAGGCTGGTGGACACGCTGCGTTTGTTGATGCAGGTAAACTGCTTCCACACATTCCAGCAGACCAGTTCCCAGCGCATGCCTTAGCTTGTGAGCTGTATAAAGTGGCCGGTATCCGTACAGTAGAGATTGGCTCTTTGCTATTGGGTCGCGATCCAGCAACGGGTAAACAGCATCCTTGTCCAGCTGAACTGCTTCGTTTAACGATTCCTCGTGCGACTTATACGCAAACGCATATGGACTACGTTATTGAAGCGTTCGAAAAAGTGAAAGAGAACGCGCATAAAGTGAAAGGTCTCGATTTCACCTATGAACCAGAAGTGCTTCGTCACTTTACGGCAAGACTAAAAGAAGTCGAAGTCGTTACCCCAAAAGCAGAAGCTAAAGTGCTCGAAGAAGCATAA
- the tnaC gene encoding tryptophanase leader peptide, which produces MNKFNSISSWFTLDYKIAFFFPSR; this is translated from the coding sequence ATGAATAAGTTCAACTCAATCAGTAGCTGGTTCACACTAGACTACAAAATCGCTTTCTTCTTTCCTTCGAGATAA
- a CDS encoding alpha/beta hydrolase: MANLNKSLEATSWSKVLLGTLVLALAGCTNPIIKQEPEMYTVSGSIAPYSQSTFDAYVDDTFQWLDKTRVFHGAGYDAEMAAVSPYRLKPESPNGKGILLVHGLGDSPYSFIDIAPVLAEEGYLVHVMLLPGHGSRPADLMSPTLEDWRKSVANQIAILQNDVDTVWLGGFSTGTNLVTTYAANNPDAIEGLVLFSPAYSPDDFIVRFAGAASMFVDWVNIAKEQNYTRYDSLAMHGASLYYQTTKEVKETLESNQLTIPALLMVSENDELIDTESVYSLFRTEFVHPNSRLVWYGEKSYPDARVIQSSMKLPEQNIESGSHISVLYRADNPLYGERGLMRQCGGEVEGEVYTVDCVGMPTLTYTAWGLFEQDKVSARLSWNPYFDAMMSRVIKFMQNDGVVK, from the coding sequence GTGGCTAACCTGAATAAAAGCTTAGAAGCAACGAGTTGGAGTAAAGTCCTTTTAGGAACTTTAGTTTTAGCACTCGCCGGCTGTACCAATCCCATCATCAAGCAAGAGCCAGAAATGTACACCGTTTCTGGCTCGATTGCCCCTTACTCACAATCTACATTCGACGCCTATGTCGATGATACTTTTCAATGGCTCGATAAAACTCGTGTCTTTCATGGCGCTGGATATGACGCAGAAATGGCGGCGGTGAGCCCTTATCGCCTCAAGCCTGAAAGCCCCAATGGTAAAGGTATCTTGCTGGTACATGGGTTAGGGGACTCTCCTTACTCTTTCATTGATATTGCACCAGTATTGGCTGAAGAAGGTTATCTAGTACACGTGATGCTGCTTCCTGGGCATGGTTCTAGACCCGCTGATCTCATGTCACCAACGCTGGAAGATTGGCGAAAGTCGGTTGCGAATCAGATCGCCATACTTCAAAACGACGTCGACACAGTTTGGTTAGGTGGATTCTCTACCGGCACTAACTTAGTGACCACCTATGCGGCAAACAACCCAGATGCTATTGAAGGTCTTGTGTTGTTTTCTCCTGCCTATAGTCCGGATGATTTTATTGTCAGATTTGCTGGTGCCGCCAGCATGTTTGTAGACTGGGTCAATATTGCAAAAGAGCAAAACTACACTCGATACGACTCTCTGGCGATGCATGGTGCGTCGCTTTACTACCAAACTACAAAAGAAGTAAAAGAGACACTGGAGTCTAATCAACTGACCATACCCGCACTGCTAATGGTGTCCGAAAACGACGAGCTCATCGACACCGAGTCTGTTTATTCACTGTTTCGGACGGAGTTCGTGCACCCCAATAGCCGATTGGTGTGGTATGGGGAAAAGTCCTACCCAGATGCACGTGTGATTCAAAGCTCAATGAAACTGCCAGAACAGAACATAGAAAGTGGCTCACACATTTCAGTTCTCTACAGAGCCGATAATCCTCTCTATGGTGAGCGAGGCCTAATGCGGCAGTGTGGTGGAGAGGTAGAAGGGGAGGTTTACACCGTTGATTGCGTTGGAATGCCAACACTCACCTACACTGCGTGGGGGTTATTTGAACAGGACAAGGTAAGTGCGCGTCTGAGTTGGAACCCTTACTTCGACGCTATGATGTCGAGAGTGATTAAATTTATGCAAAATGATGGGGTAGTAAAATAG